One region of Eupeodes corollae chromosome 1, idEupCoro1.1, whole genome shotgun sequence genomic DNA includes:
- the LOC129940082 gene encoding uncharacterized protein LOC129940082 isoform X2, protein MSEFDVNLIREFESRPGFYDRNSHHFKDKIYNAQAWQDISSILGYDVALLKDRMLQLRNRYNLEKRRLENLSEEYPDKIIQSQWPLYEHLHFLSDHIRPRRSYKRMITRPSGEFHNSISNQSSSSGTNNTNNTNGITTVKLENEYEDDDSEENSIPDDGEVDMNCDASNSVCNDDAPPVAPAPLTLKPIAVKNIESMRTIVPKENIRKIPPSEPPIIREKRLCVESTTRVQKFDAFGKFVTSSLIELPPDKALKLVEKFTSDIVKVLIEKNHSMNGDRKEPVNISDDDCH, encoded by the exons ATGAGCGAATTCGATGTTAATCTGATCCGAGAGTTCGAAAGCCGGCCGGGGTTTTATGATAGGAATTCACATCAtttcaaagataaaatatataatgCACAAGCATGGCAAGATATATCCAGTATATTGGGATACGATG TTGCCCTACTCAAAGATCGCATGCTTCAATTGAGAAATCGTTATAATTTGGAAAAGCGTCGATTAGAAAATCTTAGTGAAGAGTATCctgataaaataattcaatcacAATGGCCATTATATGAACATCTTCATTTCTTATCCGATCACATAAGGCCACGTCGTTCCTATAAAAGAATGATCACGCGGCCTTCAGGAGAATTCCATAATTCGATAAGCAATCAATCCTCAAGTTCTGGAACAAATAATACCAACAACACAAATGGAATAACCACTGTCAAGTTGGAGAATGAATACGAAGATGATGACtc AGAAGAAAACAGTATTCCAGATGATGGTGAAGTGGACATGAATTGCGATGCAAGCAACTCTGTGTGTAA TGATGATGCTCCGCCTGTTGCACCAGCACCTCTAACATTGAAGCCTATAGCTGTGAAAAATATTGAGTCAATGAGAACCATTGTCCCAAAGGAGAACATTCGAAAGATTCCCCCTTCAGAACCTCCAATTATACGTGAGAAACGTTTGTGTGTCGAGTCGACGACACGAGTTCAAAAATTCGATGCCTTTGGTAAATTTGTTACCTCATCGCTGATTGAATTGCCACCTGATAAGGCACTGAAACTGGTAGAAAAATTTACTTCCGATATAGTTAAAGTACTCATTGAGAAAAATCATTCCATGAACGGTGATAGAAAGGAACCAGTTAATATTTCAGATGATGATTGCcactaa
- the LOC129940082 gene encoding uncharacterized protein LOC129940082 isoform X1 gives MKSVKVAHYKEKSFEHSWSSGGVSRRGRPRGSYNMSEFDVNLIREFESRPGFYDRNSHHFKDKIYNAQAWQDISSILGYDVALLKDRMLQLRNRYNLEKRRLENLSEEYPDKIIQSQWPLYEHLHFLSDHIRPRRSYKRMITRPSGEFHNSISNQSSSSGTNNTNNTNGITTVKLENEYEDDDSEENSIPDDGEVDMNCDASNSVCNDDAPPVAPAPLTLKPIAVKNIESMRTIVPKENIRKIPPSEPPIIREKRLCVESTTRVQKFDAFGKFVTSSLIELPPDKALKLVEKFTSDIVKVLIEKNHSMNGDRKEPVNISDDDCH, from the exons atgaaatcagTTAAAGTGGcacattataaagaaaaatcgtTTGAACACTCGTGGAGTAGTGGTGGTGTATCGCGTCGCGGTAGACCGCGTGGTTCATACAATATGAGCGAATTCGATGTTAATCTGATCCGAGAGTTCGAAAGCCGGCCGGGGTTTTATGATAGGAATTCACATCAtttcaaagataaaatatataatgCACAAGCATGGCAAGATATATCCAGTATATTGGGATACGATG TTGCCCTACTCAAAGATCGCATGCTTCAATTGAGAAATCGTTATAATTTGGAAAAGCGTCGATTAGAAAATCTTAGTGAAGAGTATCctgataaaataattcaatcacAATGGCCATTATATGAACATCTTCATTTCTTATCCGATCACATAAGGCCACGTCGTTCCTATAAAAGAATGATCACGCGGCCTTCAGGAGAATTCCATAATTCGATAAGCAATCAATCCTCAAGTTCTGGAACAAATAATACCAACAACACAAATGGAATAACCACTGTCAAGTTGGAGAATGAATACGAAGATGATGACtc AGAAGAAAACAGTATTCCAGATGATGGTGAAGTGGACATGAATTGCGATGCAAGCAACTCTGTGTGTAA TGATGATGCTCCGCCTGTTGCACCAGCACCTCTAACATTGAAGCCTATAGCTGTGAAAAATATTGAGTCAATGAGAACCATTGTCCCAAAGGAGAACATTCGAAAGATTCCCCCTTCAGAACCTCCAATTATACGTGAGAAACGTTTGTGTGTCGAGTCGACGACACGAGTTCAAAAATTCGATGCCTTTGGTAAATTTGTTACCTCATCGCTGATTGAATTGCCACCTGATAAGGCACTGAAACTGGTAGAAAAATTTACTTCCGATATAGTTAAAGTACTCATTGAGAAAAATCATTCCATGAACGGTGATAGAAAGGAACCAGTTAATATTTCAGATGATGATTGCcactaa